A single genomic interval of Gloeomargarita sp. SKYB120 harbors:
- the egtC gene encoding ergothioneine biosynthesis protein EgtC has translation MHRTMCRLIAYLGEPIPLHRLVLSPPHSLLVQGYAPKEMTAGLLNGDGFGLGWYDQRLRPQPFTYKNILPIWNDLNLPHLCEYVISGCVLGYVRSATPGLAVDYSNCQPFVQGVLSAVHNGRVVNFRQILYRPLRQQLTDEDYLAIQGLTDSEHLFAWILHHYKQTGDLRRALYDSFQSLLDLAPQVDVTFNFILSDGEQLLASRLAHGSPAPSLYYLTGHPDYPGVVIASEPLFTDERWVACPPGSVLQVTATGQVQVWTGSAAGVPVPVAGR, from the coding sequence TTGCACCGAACCATGTGCCGTTTGATTGCCTATCTGGGAGAACCCATTCCGTTACACCGTTTAGTGTTATCGCCGCCCCACTCGCTGTTGGTTCAAGGCTACGCGCCCAAGGAAATGACGGCGGGTTTGCTCAACGGGGACGGGTTTGGGTTGGGATGGTATGACCAGCGGTTGCGGCCCCAGCCTTTTACCTACAAAAACATCCTGCCCATCTGGAATGACCTGAACCTGCCCCACCTGTGCGAGTACGTCATCAGTGGGTGTGTGCTGGGGTATGTGCGCAGTGCGACGCCGGGCTTGGCGGTGGACTACAGCAATTGCCAGCCGTTTGTGCAGGGGGTACTCAGCGCGGTGCATAACGGTCGCGTTGTCAACTTCCGCCAAATCCTGTACCGACCCTTGCGTCAGCAATTGACCGACGAAGATTATCTCGCCATCCAGGGGCTGACCGATTCCGAGCATCTGTTTGCCTGGATACTGCACCACTACAAACAAACAGGGGACTTGCGCCGGGCCTTGTACGACAGTTTCCAGAGCTTGCTCGACCTAGCCCCCCAAGTGGACGTGACCTTTAACTTTATCCTGAGCGATGGGGAGCAGTTGTTGGCGTCGCGCCTTGCCCACGGGAGTCCTGCCCCCAGCCTGTATTACCTGACCGGTCACCCCGATTACCCCGGCGTGGTGATCGCATCGGAACCGCTGTTTACTGATGAGCGGTGGGTGGCCTGTCCACCGGGGTCGGTGCTGCAGGTGACGGCGACGGGTCAGGTGCAGGTGTGGACAGGTAGCGCCGC
- a CDS encoding ABC transporter ATP-binding protein/permease — translation MVATSLRRIFPYLYPYRWRLVQALVCTAGFVLSMPALAHLAGMLAPMVGSGDVPAITRMGGLVMVFFLVRGLCQYGQDALMADVALRVTMDLRCQVYRHLQTLDITFFEQARTGDLSYRLTEDVDRVGEMVHKLFHQFLPSVLQLLAVLAYMLWLNWLLTLATVVVAPLMTLLIGWFGRRLLWLSQRSQAKVADIAALLTEVFAGMRVVQAFAAEDYELQRFVQAAERNRRARLGAERLKAVQFPVVGFLEAMSVWFLFWLGSWQIQQQWLTAGEFVAFAAAVALLFDPITITTSNYNEYKQGQASVERVWELLRLQPQVQESPTARPLPPITGKVEYQRVTFGYTPERPVLREVELRIWPGETVALVGPSGAGKSTLVHLLPRFFDPQAGRILIDGVDIRTVTLASLRRQIGIVPQDTLLFSGTVAQNIALGRTDWELAQVEWAARVANAHEFITRLPQGYHTWVGERGVNLSGGQRQRIAIARAVLLDPKILILDEATSALDAESEALVQEALERLMQNRTVLIIAHRLSTARRADRIVVLEQGQIIETGTHEELLRQGGRYAQFYSQQFPDSSV, via the coding sequence ATGGTGGCGACTTCCCTGCGGCGCATTTTCCCCTACCTGTACCCCTACCGATGGCGATTGGTGCAGGCGCTGGTGTGTACAGCAGGATTTGTCTTGTCCATGCCGGCGCTGGCGCATTTGGCGGGGATGTTGGCGCCGATGGTGGGAAGCGGCGATGTGCCTGCAATTACCCGTATGGGCGGGCTGGTGATGGTGTTTTTTCTGGTGCGGGGGTTATGCCAGTACGGCCAGGATGCGTTGATGGCGGATGTGGCCCTGCGGGTAACGATGGATTTGCGCTGTCAGGTGTACCGGCATTTACAAACGCTGGACATCACATTTTTTGAGCAGGCCCGCACGGGGGATTTGAGCTACCGGTTGACGGAGGACGTGGACCGGGTGGGGGAAATGGTGCATAAATTATTCCATCAATTTCTCCCGTCGGTGTTGCAATTGCTGGCGGTGCTGGCCTATATGCTCTGGCTGAACTGGCTGTTGACCCTGGCGACGGTGGTCGTAGCGCCCTTGATGACCCTGCTGATTGGCTGGTTTGGGCGACGGTTGTTGTGGCTGTCCCAGCGCAGTCAGGCCAAAGTGGCGGATATTGCGGCGCTGTTGACGGAGGTGTTTGCCGGGATGCGGGTGGTGCAGGCGTTTGCTGCTGAAGACTACGAGTTGCAGCGGTTTGTGCAAGCGGCGGAACGGAATCGGCGGGCACGGTTGGGCGCTGAACGGCTCAAGGCGGTGCAATTTCCGGTGGTGGGGTTTCTCGAGGCGATGAGCGTCTGGTTCCTGTTCTGGTTGGGGAGCTGGCAAATCCAGCAACAGTGGTTAACGGCGGGGGAATTTGTGGCCTTTGCGGCGGCGGTGGCCCTGCTGTTTGACCCGATTACGATTACCACGAGCAACTACAACGAATACAAGCAAGGGCAAGCGTCGGTGGAACGGGTGTGGGAGTTGTTGCGCTTGCAGCCCCAGGTGCAGGAATCCCCAACGGCGCGACCCCTACCGCCCATCACCGGCAAGGTGGAGTATCAGCGAGTAACATTTGGTTACACGCCGGAGCGACCGGTGTTGCGGGAAGTGGAGCTGCGGATTTGGCCGGGGGAGACGGTGGCGCTGGTGGGACCGTCAGGCGCCGGCAAAAGCACGCTGGTGCATCTATTGCCCCGGTTTTTTGACCCCCAGGCGGGCCGGATTTTGATTGACGGGGTGGACATTCGCACGGTGACGCTGGCGAGCTTGCGGCGGCAAATCGGCATCGTTCCCCAGGACACGCTGTTGTTTTCCGGGACGGTGGCCCAAAACATTGCCCTGGGACGGACGGACTGGGAGTTGGCGCAGGTGGAATGGGCGGCACGGGTGGCCAATGCCCATGAATTCATCACCCGCCTGCCCCAGGGCTATCACACGTGGGTGGGGGAGCGGGGTGTGAATCTCTCGGGGGGCCAGCGGCAACGGATTGCGATTGCCCGGGCGGTGTTGCTCGACCCCAAAATTTTGATTCTGGATGAGGCGACATCCGCCCTGGATGCAGAATCGGAAGCGCTGGTGCAGGAGGCGCTGGAGCGGTTGATGCAAAACCGAACGGTGCTCATCATTGCCCACCGGTTGTCCACCGCACGACGCGCCGACCGGATCGTGGTGCTGGAGCAGGGACAGATCATCGAGACGGGCACGCATGAGGAACTGCTCCGTCAAGGAGGCCGCTATGCCCAGTTCTACAGCCAGCAATTTCCCGATAGTTCCGTCTAG
- the pds gene encoding 15-cis-phytoene desaturase → MRVAIAGAGLAGLACGKYLVDAGHQPVIYESRDVLGGLVAAWRDEEGDWYETGLHAFFGAYPNMLQLLAELGISDRLQWKEHTLIFNQPEKPGVLSRFDVPDIPAPFHVILAILRNNDMLTWEQKIRFALGLTPAMIRGQKYVEAMDKYTLLEWLRRQGIDERVNSDIFVAASKALTFLNPDEVSATIPLTALNRFLQERYGSKIAFLDGSPTERLCQPIVDYITARGGEVHLLSPLKEFLLHPDGTVAGLVIRGLNGRSDYVVKADAYVSAMSVDALKALLPPAWKSIPFFQKLEGLEGVPVINIHLWFDRKICQVDHLLFSRSPVLSVYADMSNTCRAYSDPHRSMLELVLAPAQAWIDRSDEEILDVTMAELRKLFPQQLTGDNPARLRKYKIVKTPRSVYKAIPGRQQYRPSQVTPIANFFLAGSYTMQRYLGSMEGAVLSGKLAAQAVAAYLSQTAPTTPVAVA, encoded by the coding sequence ATGCGAGTTGCGATTGCAGGTGCGGGGTTGGCGGGATTGGCGTGCGGCAAGTATTTGGTGGATGCCGGGCACCAGCCAGTGATTTACGAAAGCCGGGACGTGCTAGGAGGACTCGTAGCCGCCTGGCGGGATGAAGAGGGAGACTGGTACGAGACAGGGTTACATGCGTTTTTTGGCGCCTACCCCAACATGCTGCAATTGCTGGCGGAATTGGGCATCAGCGACCGGTTGCAGTGGAAAGAACACACTTTGATTTTCAACCAGCCGGAAAAGCCAGGGGTCTTATCCCGGTTTGATGTGCCGGATATTCCTGCGCCGTTCCACGTCATTTTGGCCATCTTGCGCAACAATGACATGCTCACCTGGGAGCAAAAAATTCGCTTTGCCCTGGGACTGACGCCGGCGATGATTCGGGGACAAAAGTATGTGGAAGCGATGGATAAATATACGTTGCTTGAGTGGTTGCGGCGGCAGGGCATTGATGAGCGGGTCAACAGCGATATTTTTGTGGCGGCGTCCAAGGCGCTGACGTTTCTCAATCCTGATGAGGTGTCGGCGACCATTCCCCTAACGGCTTTAAACCGCTTTTTGCAGGAGCGCTACGGGTCGAAGATTGCCTTTTTGGACGGGTCGCCGACGGAGCGGTTGTGCCAGCCGATTGTGGACTACATCACGGCGCGGGGCGGGGAAGTCCATCTGCTGTCGCCGTTGAAAGAGTTCTTGCTCCATCCCGATGGCACGGTGGCGGGGCTGGTGATTCGCGGACTCAACGGCCGGAGCGATTACGTGGTGAAAGCGGATGCCTACGTGTCGGCGATGTCGGTGGATGCCCTGAAGGCGCTGTTGCCGCCAGCGTGGAAGTCCATCCCCTTTTTCCAGAAGTTAGAGGGTCTGGAAGGGGTGCCGGTGATTAACATTCATCTTTGGTTTGACCGGAAAATTTGTCAGGTAGACCATCTCCTGTTTTCCCGTTCGCCGGTGCTGAGCGTCTATGCCGATATGAGCAATACCTGCCGGGCCTACAGCGACCCCCATCGCTCCATGCTGGAGTTGGTGTTGGCGCCGGCGCAGGCGTGGATTGACCGTTCGGACGAAGAAATCTTGGATGTGACGATGGCGGAATTGCGCAAGCTGTTCCCGCAGCAGTTGACGGGGGACAACCCCGCGCGACTCCGTAAATATAAGATTGTCAAAACGCCCCGTTCGGTGTATAAGGCGATTCCAGGTCGGCAACAGTATCGCCCCAGTCAGGTGACGCCGATTGCCAATTTCTTTTTAGCGGGTAGTTACACCATGCAGCGGTATTTGGGGAGTATGGAAGGGGCAGTGTTGTCGGGGAAATTGGCGGCGCAGGCGGTTGCAGCTTACTTGTCCCAGACAGCGCCAACGACTCCCGTGGCAGTGGCGTGA
- the thrC gene encoding threonine synthase gives MVATSTPAATFSHLQCKECGAQYPLAAMHVCELCFGPLEVQYDLEAIRAQVTRKTIAQGPHSMWRYRAFLPVESEEPIDLGTGMTPLIRAQRLGRRLGLRNLWIKNDAVNMPTLSFKDRVVSVALTRAKELGFTTVGCASTGNLANATAAIAAHAGLDCCVFIPADLEAGKILGTLIYRPTVMAVKGNYDQVNRLCSEVANSQGWGFVNINLRPYYSEGSKTLGFEVAEQLGWQLPDCIVVPLASGSLYTKIYKGFRELVQVGLVEDKPVQCHGAQAQGCAPIAEAFAAGRDFIAPVKPHTIAKSIAIGNPADGVYALEVARKTGGQIAAASDAEIVAGIQLLAETEGIFTETAGGTTVAVLQKLAQAGYIHPDALTVVYITGNGLKTQEAVQGVIGEPLTIEPTLSSFARAWERSQTLERLEWQQVLV, from the coding sequence ATGGTGGCGACTTCGACTCCGGCGGCGACATTTTCCCACTTGCAGTGCAAAGAGTGTGGGGCGCAGTATCCCTTGGCGGCGATGCACGTGTGCGAGTTGTGCTTTGGGCCGCTGGAGGTGCAGTATGACCTGGAGGCCATCCGGGCGCAGGTGACCCGTAAGACCATTGCCCAGGGGCCGCACTCGATGTGGCGCTACCGGGCGTTTTTGCCCGTCGAGAGCGAAGAGCCGATTGATTTAGGGACGGGGATGACGCCGTTGATCCGGGCGCAGCGGTTGGGGCGGCGGTTGGGGCTGCGCAACCTGTGGATCAAAAACGACGCAGTGAACATGCCCACCTTGAGCTTCAAAGACCGGGTGGTGTCAGTGGCCTTGACGCGCGCCAAGGAATTGGGCTTTACAACGGTGGGCTGCGCCAGCACGGGCAATTTGGCGAATGCCACGGCGGCGATTGCGGCCCATGCGGGCTTGGACTGCTGTGTGTTCATCCCAGCGGACCTGGAGGCGGGGAAAATCCTAGGAACGCTCATCTATCGCCCGACGGTGATGGCGGTCAAGGGAAATTACGACCAGGTGAATCGGCTTTGCTCCGAAGTGGCCAACAGCCAGGGCTGGGGCTTTGTGAATATCAATCTCCGCCCCTATTACTCGGAAGGCTCGAAGACGCTGGGGTTTGAGGTGGCCGAACAATTGGGGTGGCAACTGCCGGATTGCATCGTCGTGCCCCTGGCGAGCGGGTCCCTGTACACCAAAATCTACAAGGGGTTCCGGGAACTGGTGCAAGTGGGATTGGTGGAAGACAAGCCGGTGCAGTGCCATGGTGCTCAGGCCCAGGGGTGCGCCCCGATTGCCGAGGCCTTTGCCGCCGGTCGGGATTTCATCGCGCCGGTGAAACCCCATACGATTGCCAAGTCGATTGCCATTGGGAATCCGGCGGATGGAGTGTACGCGCTAGAGGTGGCTCGCAAAACCGGCGGACAAATTGCGGCGGCCAGCGATGCGGAAATCGTCGCCGGTATCCAGTTACTGGCGGAAACGGAAGGCATTTTCACGGAAACAGCAGGGGGAACGACGGTGGCGGTGTTGCAAAAGTTGGCCCAAGCTGGTTATATTCACCCCGATGCCCTGACGGTTGTTTATATCACAGGCAATGGCTTGAAAACCCAAGAGGCGGTGCAGGGGGTCATTGGCGAACCGTTGACGATTGAACCAACCTTGAGCAGTTTTGCGCGGGCATGGGAACGCTCGCAAACCCTAGAACGTCTGGAGTGGCAACAGGTGTTGGTCTAG